A region from the Phycodurus eques isolate BA_2022a chromosome 12, UOR_Pequ_1.1, whole genome shotgun sequence genome encodes:
- the cfap65 gene encoding cilia- and flagella-associated protein 65 isoform X3: MVVQCLTLVLWQLDKVYRNVLTSVILLMLLHFSPLPDSLEGCPCWGPNSSVMSAVVKLPQVEANYQWDLDCAGHSVFSIQPQCGTLNVKSRVTLTIFYRPTVPIAHHRSVPCFILHGEPLFLDLIGTCHSDIQKPAVLTPEHLGDSKEDWLDVINVLLPNNSTQLEPQAFCLSADEKSSRQTDNVSIVRSVTPKEDNDQPSSAEEDSPGLSSPATRVTVVPSELLFHHTRSSCSSMSTSSATSQGVAITNHSAVKLTLVWTNATDSPFSVSPSTSDLSPLKSTSFRVAYNPKELNVLHAAQLECLAFKVVQQSQSCENEEQICPPWCVIVRVIGHSFEDGKEHMYPHCSLEPNNVVFTGLSVRSSQTLLLHNNGEHPLTFFRNLNDSLDPTLEATVSVVPRCGLLLPGHHQILTVITTPKEDHPKEGIKLRLQLNSGIHTKEITVFSILEKVSVSLAGGGSLYFQDTAVGSPTQQTHLIRNVCCIPLSFQWNIRESDQELISVQPKAGELQANESAQQQWSFNPREEKTYVLQPTLTFWPIQDPNYEKSILTLKIVGKGARGFIQAVKDVLDMEDTLVGRSQSIHVPLMNNSTCSISFVVSVKQTLQDEQLHQDPIPATIALQLDCEGGTVASHSAFMLRATFRPDRQAQYGWTINYQTQNFSGMPLSPPQPVCEVRGKGVFPTLQVTDVSSGGVVAWLRKTYVWKLLSVDSLNGQLVCMPSPVEHSYRSPRRHSMRTYPTILIKAMLDLNFSAAPVKSKPSTFGLVLYNPGSIPVEWTFLFPDDQQVDFKHWSHGEELYHNELEQMQVVELFSISPLSGTLLSGQQKSVQLSYSHTVAGTHQLPIILKIFHGREILLHFQGVTVEQERPHLYFLSRHHVFTPIKIGGLTPPIQTYELYNGGDVPVHYEVDAGVLSQLQENHFNQPLLCCLNPVGVALPGKMAKLEFIFSPLEAKMHSMDVPIHVRHGETTVVRFDGCGLGTQIDVFPSSDTKPVPCVRRIPLPGQNAFLSEDNISLGDIPVCSQSSRVFFLTNVSLKEILYKWCLTQVIRIHPKQGLLHPGESIFCVLTFTATDYPTIYHLDIICQLTQQAALTQYSEALQHWEQKRDQQQNEFTITERDLAESQKVPAAATQMKGPPLGKYKTLPPICSRLARAEQRAQCEAVKVWKRPTPPEPTLLHLEVTARSYHSQEYLRYFPDPFNNRFRCFHSIKPLRPQIWSDALLQEGRPSQTLGPERHFLQHVISSLIRSILDDDAFTRSLLTLASKPLFYKPKVIFSTPSPIPQPLIGLEETNPELHVRADSLGTAAGSGAKLKMPPRAERIPLAVFNDILLNTLQNVMVEAVRGDLDLTEHHRVSSPNVSVRSRRYPIAKVKKDDKETIQNKATQADLEASPSTEYHTDTC; this comes from the exons ATGGTGGTCCAGTGCTTAACTTTGGTTCTGTGGCAGTTGGACAAAGTTTACAGAAATGTTTTGACATCTGTAATCCTTCTCAT GTTACTGCATTTTTCTCCCTTACCCGACTCTCTGGAGGGGTGCCCTTGTTGGGGACCGAATTCTTCTGTGATGTCAGCAGTGGTAAAGTTGCCCCAGGTGGAA GCGAATTATCAATGGGACCTTGACTGCGCTGGACACAGTGTGTTCAGCATCCAACCACAATGTGGCACCTTAAATGTGAAGAGCCGTGTAACACTGACTATCTTCTACCGCCCCACTGTGCCTATTGCCCATCACAGAAGCGTGCCTTGTTTTATACTGCACGGG GAGCCTTTGTTTCTTGACCTGATTGGTACCTGTCACTCAGATATCCAGAAACCAGCTGTACTCACACCAGAACATTTGGGAGATAGTAAAGAGGATTGGTTGGACGTCATTAACGTCCTACTTCcaaacaatagcacacaactgGAGCCACAAGCATTCTGCTTATCTGCGGATGAA AAGTCAAGCCGACAAACCGATAATGTGTCGATTGTAAGGTCAGTCACTCCCAAGGAAGACAATGACCAACCCAGCTCGGCGGAGGAGGATTCACCTGGTTTATCTTCACCCGCTACACGCGTAACAGTGGTGCCCAGTGAGCTGCTGTTTCATCACACCAGatcctcctgctcctccatGTCTACTTCATCTGCAACTTCTCAGGGTGTGGCCATCACCAATCACTCTGCTGTGAAACTCAC CCTGGTGTGGACCAATGCCACAGACTCTCCATTCTCTGTCTCTCCGTCAACAAGTGACCTTTCCCCGCTGAAGTCCACCTCATTCAGAGTGGCATACAATCCTAAGGAACTAAATGTACTCCATGCAGCTCAACTTGAGTGCCTAGCTTTTAAAGTA GTGCAGCAAAGTCAGTCTTGTGAAAATGAGGAACAGATATGTCCACCTTGGTGTGTCATTGTCCGAGTCATCGGCCATTCTTTTGAGGATGGCAAAGAGCACATGTACCCTCACTGCTCTCTTGAGCCAAATAATGTG GTATTCACGGGCCTTAGTGTTCGATCCAGTCAGACATTGCTCCTCCACAATAACGGAGAGCACCCCCTCACTTTCTTTCGGAACTTAAACGACAGCTTGGACCCCACCTTGGAAGCAACGGTGTCAGTAGTGCCAAGGTGTGGCTTGCTCTTGCCTGGGCATCATCAAATCCTCACCGTCATAACTACTCCTAAAGAAGACCATCCTAAAGAGGGAATTAAGCTGCGCCTTCAACTCAATTCCGGCATACACACAAAG GAAATTACAGTTTTCAGCATATTGGAAAAGGTTAGTGTGTCACTTGCAGGAGGCGGTAGTTTATATTTCCAAGATACAGCTGTGGGCTCACCCACCCAGCAGACTCACCTCATCAGGAACGTCTGCTGCATACCTCTAAG CTTCCAATGGAACATTCGGGAGTCTGACCAGGAGCTCATCTCCGTTCAACCAAAAGCTGGTGAACTGCAAGCCAATGAAAGTGCG CAGCAGCAATGGTCCTTCAATCCAAGGGAAGAGAAAACATATGTCCTTCAACCTACTCTCACCTTCTGGCCAATCCAGGACCCCAATTATGAAAAGTCTATCCTTACGCTCAAAATAGTGGGAAAAGGCGCCAGAGGCTTCATACAG GCAGTTAAAGACGTTCTAGACATGGAAGACACTCTGGTTGGACGTTCTCAGTCAATTCATGTTCCTCTGATGAACAACAGTACTTGCTCCATCTCCTTCGTTGTCTCCGTTAAACAGACGCTACAAGATGAGCAACTTCATCAGGACCCTATACCGGCAACAATTG CCCTGCAACTTGATTGTGAAGGGGGAACCGTGGCCTCGCACTCTGCATTCATGCTCCGAGCCACATTTAGGCCGGATCGACAAGCACAGTATGGGTGGACCATCAATTACCAGACACAGAATTTCAGTG GCATGCCGTTGTCCCCTCCCCAACCAGTGTGTGAAGTGCGCGGCAAAGGTGTATTCCCCACCCTGCAGGTGACCGACGTGTCTAGTGGCGGCGTTGTGGCTTGGCTCAGGAAGACATACGTTTGGAAACTCCTGTCAGTGGACAGCCTCAATGGGCAGCTGGTCTGCATGCCTTCCCCTGTGGAGCACAGTTACAGAAGCCCAAGACGGCATAG TATGCGCACGTACCCAACGATCCTAATCAAAGCCATGCTGGATTTGAACTTCAGTGCAGCTCCCGTGAAATCAAAACCTTCAACTTTTGGATTGGTGCTTTATAATCCTGGCAGCATCCCTGTAGAGTG GACCTTCTTGTTTCCAGACGACCAACAAGTAGACTTTAAGCACTGGAGCCATGGAGAAGAGTTATATCACAATGAGCTAGAGCAGATGCAG GTTGTGGAACTTTTTAGCATTTCTCCCCTTTCAGGAACTCTGCTTTCTGGCCAGCAGAAGTCAGTACAGCTCAGCTACAG CCACACTGTTGCTGGGACACATCAGTTGCCAATCATATTGAAAATCTTCCATGGCAGAGAGATCTTG CTGCACTTCCAAGGGGTGACAGTGGAGCAAGAGAGACCACATCTGTACTTTTTATCCAGGCATCATGTTTTCACTCCTATAAAGATTGGGGGTTTAACCCCTCCAATACAG ACGTATGAACTTTACAATGGCGGCGATGTTCCTGTCCATTACGAAGTGGACGCAGGTGTGCTGTCACAGCTACAAGAAAACCATTTTAACCAACCGCTGCTCTGTTGCCTCAACCCAGTGGGAGTCGCCCTACCTGGGAAGATGGCAAAGCTGGAATTCATTTTCTCCCCATTGGAGGCCAAGATGCATAGT ATGGATGTTCCCATTCACGTCCGACATGGGGAAACTACAGTAGTGAGGTTCGATGGTTGCGGCTTGGGTACTCAAATAGATGTGTTCCCAAGCAGTGATACCAAACCTGTGCCCTGTGTGCGGAGGATACCCCTCCCCGGGCAG aatgCATTCCTGTCGGAGGACAATATCTCTCTCGGTGACATCCCGGTGTGCTCACAATCTTCAAGAGTCTTCTTCCTCACTAATGTGTCCTTAAAGGAAATCCTCTATAAATGGTGCTTGACTCAG GTGATCCGGATACATCCTAAACAAGGCCTTCTACATCCAGgagaaagcatcttttgtgtgCTAACCTTCACGGCAACAGACTACCCCACTATTTATCATCTCGACATCATCTGTCAG CTGACACAGCAGGCCGCACTGACTCAATATTCTGAGGCTCTGCAGCATTGGGAGCAGAAACGAGATCAGCAGCAAAATGAATTCACCATCACAGAGCGGGACCTTGCAGAAAGCCAAAAA GTTCCTGCAGCTGCTACTCAAATGAAAGGGCCACCACTGGGCAAATACAAG ACTCTTCCACCTATTTGTAGCAGATTAGCACGAGCAGAGCAGCGGGCTCAGTGTGAAGCTGTAAAAGTGTGGAAACGGCCGACCCCGCCTGAACCTACGCTGCTACATCTGGAGGTGACGGCGCGCTCCTATCATTCGCAGGAATATCTCAGATACTTCCCTGACCCCTTCAATAATCGCTTTAG GTGCTTCCACTCCATCAAGCCTTTGAGACCTCAAATATGGTCGGACGCGCTCCTCCAAGAAGGGCGCCCTTCGCAGACACTGGGCCCCGAGCGACACTTCCTCCAGCATGTTATCTCTTCTCTGATCAG GAGCATACTGGATGATGACGCCTTTACCCGCTCTCTGCTTACTCTGGCATCCAAACCCCTTTTCTACAAACCTAAAGTCATCTTCTCCACTCCTTCGCCAATACCCCAACCTCTGATTGGCTTGGAAGAGACAAATCCCGAACTTCACGTTCGCGCTGACAGCTTGGGAACGGCGGCAGGCTCCGGGGCGAAGCTGAAAATGCCGCCGCGCGCTGAACGCATACCGCTGGCCGTGTTCAATGATATATTACTCAACACCCTCCAGAATGTGATGGTGGAGGCAGTCAGAGGAGATCTGGACCTCACGGAGCATCACAGAGTATCCTCACCAAATGTCTCTGTCAG ATCCAGGAGGTACCCCATTGCCAAAGTCAAGAAGGATGACAAGGAGACAATCCAGAACAAAGCAACACAGGCTGATTTAGAAGCCTCGCCATCAACAGAATATCACACAGACACGTGTTAA
- the cfap65 gene encoding cilia- and flagella-associated protein 65 isoform X2, which produces MLAESEGPKPTGSEALWNNFRHPGTQLKCQRRAPVQRNCFLGLETKPELLWEDWDEGREFTKSLTLKNIGLKLQKLQLRPPVTKFFSISSSRNITVSPGTTLSIPVTFRPTQKCKYEDSIEFQSKDGTFQVILQAVIPYAALGVPDTVLLPLCAVHQSASATFLLKNLSKLDTYFHWECSEPFQVSPEEGVLKPSQEIQLMVLFQPQQALLYNQHAYCSFGEEGQKVDCCATVLLQGVAKYPCLQLRSPSSKAEKQHGGPVLNFGSVAVGQSLQKCFDICNPSHVTAFFSLTRLSGGVPLLGTEFFCDVSSGKVAPGGSMSAKVTFVPTVAGSVSVEYFTVECKGALNKTVLKLIGNCAGPKVSFSSSVVDFGCIEVGATASQTIEMINSSFVQANYQWDLDCAGHSVFSIQPQCGTLNVKSRVTLTIFYRPTVPIAHHRSVPCFILHGEPLFLDLIGTCHSDIQKPAVLTPEHLGDSKEDWLDVINVLLPNNSTQLEPQAFCLSADEKSSRQTDNVSIVRSVTPKEDNDQPSSAEEDSPGLSSPATRVTVVPSELLFHHTRSSCSSMSTSSATSQGVAITNHSAVKLTLVWTNATDSPFSVSPSTSDLSPLKSTSFRVAYNPKELNVLHAAQLECLAFKVVQQSQSCENEEQICPPWCVIVRVIGHSFEDGKEHMYPHCSLEPNNVVFTGLSVRSSQTLLLHNNGEHPLTFFRNLNDSLDPTLEATVSVVPRCGLLLPGHHQILTVITTPKEDHPKEGIKLRLQLNSGIHTKEITVFSILEKVSVSLAGGGSLYFQDTAVGSPTQQTHLIRNVCCIPLSFQWNIRESDQELISVQPKAGELQANESAQQQWSFNPREEKTYVLQPTLTFWPIQDPNYEKSILTLKIVGKGARGFIQAVKDVLDMEDTLVGRSQSIHVPLMNNSTCSISFVVSVKQTLQDEQLHQDPIPATIGMPLSPPQPVCEVRGKGVFPTLQVTDVSSGGVVAWLRKTYVWKLLSVDSLNGQLVCMPSPVEHSYRSPRRHSMRTYPTILIKAMLDLNFSAAPVKSKPSTFGLVLYNPGSIPVEWTFLFPDDQQVDFKHWSHGEELYHNELEQMQVVELFSISPLSGTLLSGQQKSVQLSYSHTVAGTHQLPIILKIFHGREILLHFQGVTVEQERPHLYFLSRHHVFTPIKIGGLTPPIQTYELYNGGDVPVHYEVDAGVLSQLQENHFNQPLLCCLNPVGVALPGKMAKLEFIFSPLEAKMHSMDVPIHVRHGETTVVRFDGCGLGTQIDVFPSSDTKPVPCVRRIPLPGQNAFLSEDNISLGDIPVCSQSSRVFFLTNVSLKEILYKWCLTQVIRIHPKQGLLHPGESIFCVLTFTATDYPTIYHLDIICQLTQQAALTQYSEALQHWEQKRDQQQNEFTITERDLAESQKVPAAATQMKGPPLGKYKTLPPICSRLARAEQRAQCEAVKVWKRPTPPEPTLLHLEVTARSYHSQEYLRYFPDPFNNRFRCFHSIKPLRPQIWSDALLQEGRPSQTLGPERHFLQHVISSLIRSILDDDAFTRSLLTLASKPLFYKPKVIFSTPSPIPQPLIGLEETNPELHVRADSLGTAAGSGAKLKMPPRAERIPLAVFNDILLNTLQNVMVEAVRGDLDLTEHHRVSSPNVSVRSRRYPIAKVKKDDKETIQNKATQADLEASPSTEYHTDTC; this is translated from the exons CAAACTCGACACTTACTTCCATTGGGAGTGTTCTGAACCCTTTCAAGTGAGTCCAGAGGAAGGTGTGCTGAAGCCCAGCCAGGAGATTCAGCTCATGGTCCTGTTCCAACCACAGCAAGCGCTGTTGTACAACCAACATGCCTATTGTAGCTTTGGAGAGGAAGGACAGAAAGTCGACTGCTGTGCCACAGTGCTTCTTCAGGGAGTGG CCAAGTACCCATGTCTTCAACTGAGAAGCCCAAGTTCTAAAGCTGAGAAACAACATGGTGGTCCAGTGCTTAACTTTGGTTCTGTGGCAGTTGGACAAAGTTTACAGAAATGTTTTGACATCTGTAATCCTTCTCAT GTTACTGCATTTTTCTCCCTTACCCGACTCTCTGGAGGGGTGCCCTTGTTGGGGACCGAATTCTTCTGTGATGTCAGCAGTGGTAAAGTTGCCCCAGGTGGAAGTATGTCGGCTAAAGTCACCTTTGTGCCTACTGTTGCTGGTTCTGTCTCTGTTGAGTATTTTACTGTAGAATGCAAAGGGGCACTCAACAAAACAGTGCTTAAGCTCATTGGAAACTGTGCAG gtCCCAAGGTCTCATTTTCTTCATCTGTGGTTGACTTTGGCTGTATTGAAGTGGGAGCCACAGCGTCACAGACAATTGAGATGATCAATTCTTCATTTGTTCAGGCGAATTATCAATGGGACCTTGACTGCGCTGGACACAGTGTGTTCAGCATCCAACCACAATGTGGCACCTTAAATGTGAAGAGCCGTGTAACACTGACTATCTTCTACCGCCCCACTGTGCCTATTGCCCATCACAGAAGCGTGCCTTGTTTTATACTGCACGGG GAGCCTTTGTTTCTTGACCTGATTGGTACCTGTCACTCAGATATCCAGAAACCAGCTGTACTCACACCAGAACATTTGGGAGATAGTAAAGAGGATTGGTTGGACGTCATTAACGTCCTACTTCcaaacaatagcacacaactgGAGCCACAAGCATTCTGCTTATCTGCGGATGAA AAGTCAAGCCGACAAACCGATAATGTGTCGATTGTAAGGTCAGTCACTCCCAAGGAAGACAATGACCAACCCAGCTCGGCGGAGGAGGATTCACCTGGTTTATCTTCACCCGCTACACGCGTAACAGTGGTGCCCAGTGAGCTGCTGTTTCATCACACCAGatcctcctgctcctccatGTCTACTTCATCTGCAACTTCTCAGGGTGTGGCCATCACCAATCACTCTGCTGTGAAACTCAC CCTGGTGTGGACCAATGCCACAGACTCTCCATTCTCTGTCTCTCCGTCAACAAGTGACCTTTCCCCGCTGAAGTCCACCTCATTCAGAGTGGCATACAATCCTAAGGAACTAAATGTACTCCATGCAGCTCAACTTGAGTGCCTAGCTTTTAAAGTA GTGCAGCAAAGTCAGTCTTGTGAAAATGAGGAACAGATATGTCCACCTTGGTGTGTCATTGTCCGAGTCATCGGCCATTCTTTTGAGGATGGCAAAGAGCACATGTACCCTCACTGCTCTCTTGAGCCAAATAATGTG GTATTCACGGGCCTTAGTGTTCGATCCAGTCAGACATTGCTCCTCCACAATAACGGAGAGCACCCCCTCACTTTCTTTCGGAACTTAAACGACAGCTTGGACCCCACCTTGGAAGCAACGGTGTCAGTAGTGCCAAGGTGTGGCTTGCTCTTGCCTGGGCATCATCAAATCCTCACCGTCATAACTACTCCTAAAGAAGACCATCCTAAAGAGGGAATTAAGCTGCGCCTTCAACTCAATTCCGGCATACACACAAAG GAAATTACAGTTTTCAGCATATTGGAAAAGGTTAGTGTGTCACTTGCAGGAGGCGGTAGTTTATATTTCCAAGATACAGCTGTGGGCTCACCCACCCAGCAGACTCACCTCATCAGGAACGTCTGCTGCATACCTCTAAG CTTCCAATGGAACATTCGGGAGTCTGACCAGGAGCTCATCTCCGTTCAACCAAAAGCTGGTGAACTGCAAGCCAATGAAAGTGCG CAGCAGCAATGGTCCTTCAATCCAAGGGAAGAGAAAACATATGTCCTTCAACCTACTCTCACCTTCTGGCCAATCCAGGACCCCAATTATGAAAAGTCTATCCTTACGCTCAAAATAGTGGGAAAAGGCGCCAGAGGCTTCATACAG GCAGTTAAAGACGTTCTAGACATGGAAGACACTCTGGTTGGACGTTCTCAGTCAATTCATGTTCCTCTGATGAACAACAGTACTTGCTCCATCTCCTTCGTTGTCTCCGTTAAACAGACGCTACAAGATGAGCAACTTCATCAGGACCCTATACCGGCAACAATTG GCATGCCGTTGTCCCCTCCCCAACCAGTGTGTGAAGTGCGCGGCAAAGGTGTATTCCCCACCCTGCAGGTGACCGACGTGTCTAGTGGCGGCGTTGTGGCTTGGCTCAGGAAGACATACGTTTGGAAACTCCTGTCAGTGGACAGCCTCAATGGGCAGCTGGTCTGCATGCCTTCCCCTGTGGAGCACAGTTACAGAAGCCCAAGACGGCATAG TATGCGCACGTACCCAACGATCCTAATCAAAGCCATGCTGGATTTGAACTTCAGTGCAGCTCCCGTGAAATCAAAACCTTCAACTTTTGGATTGGTGCTTTATAATCCTGGCAGCATCCCTGTAGAGTG GACCTTCTTGTTTCCAGACGACCAACAAGTAGACTTTAAGCACTGGAGCCATGGAGAAGAGTTATATCACAATGAGCTAGAGCAGATGCAG GTTGTGGAACTTTTTAGCATTTCTCCCCTTTCAGGAACTCTGCTTTCTGGCCAGCAGAAGTCAGTACAGCTCAGCTACAG CCACACTGTTGCTGGGACACATCAGTTGCCAATCATATTGAAAATCTTCCATGGCAGAGAGATCTTG CTGCACTTCCAAGGGGTGACAGTGGAGCAAGAGAGACCACATCTGTACTTTTTATCCAGGCATCATGTTTTCACTCCTATAAAGATTGGGGGTTTAACCCCTCCAATACAG ACGTATGAACTTTACAATGGCGGCGATGTTCCTGTCCATTACGAAGTGGACGCAGGTGTGCTGTCACAGCTACAAGAAAACCATTTTAACCAACCGCTGCTCTGTTGCCTCAACCCAGTGGGAGTCGCCCTACCTGGGAAGATGGCAAAGCTGGAATTCATTTTCTCCCCATTGGAGGCCAAGATGCATAGT ATGGATGTTCCCATTCACGTCCGACATGGGGAAACTACAGTAGTGAGGTTCGATGGTTGCGGCTTGGGTACTCAAATAGATGTGTTCCCAAGCAGTGATACCAAACCTGTGCCCTGTGTGCGGAGGATACCCCTCCCCGGGCAG aatgCATTCCTGTCGGAGGACAATATCTCTCTCGGTGACATCCCGGTGTGCTCACAATCTTCAAGAGTCTTCTTCCTCACTAATGTGTCCTTAAAGGAAATCCTCTATAAATGGTGCTTGACTCAG GTGATCCGGATACATCCTAAACAAGGCCTTCTACATCCAGgagaaagcatcttttgtgtgCTAACCTTCACGGCAACAGACTACCCCACTATTTATCATCTCGACATCATCTGTCAG CTGACACAGCAGGCCGCACTGACTCAATATTCTGAGGCTCTGCAGCATTGGGAGCAGAAACGAGATCAGCAGCAAAATGAATTCACCATCACAGAGCGGGACCTTGCAGAAAGCCAAAAA GTTCCTGCAGCTGCTACTCAAATGAAAGGGCCACCACTGGGCAAATACAAG ACTCTTCCACCTATTTGTAGCAGATTAGCACGAGCAGAGCAGCGGGCTCAGTGTGAAGCTGTAAAAGTGTGGAAACGGCCGACCCCGCCTGAACCTACGCTGCTACATCTGGAGGTGACGGCGCGCTCCTATCATTCGCAGGAATATCTCAGATACTTCCCTGACCCCTTCAATAATCGCTTTAG GTGCTTCCACTCCATCAAGCCTTTGAGACCTCAAATATGGTCGGACGCGCTCCTCCAAGAAGGGCGCCCTTCGCAGACACTGGGCCCCGAGCGACACTTCCTCCAGCATGTTATCTCTTCTCTGATCAG GAGCATACTGGATGATGACGCCTTTACCCGCTCTCTGCTTACTCTGGCATCCAAACCCCTTTTCTACAAACCTAAAGTCATCTTCTCCACTCCTTCGCCAATACCCCAACCTCTGATTGGCTTGGAAGAGACAAATCCCGAACTTCACGTTCGCGCTGACAGCTTGGGAACGGCGGCAGGCTCCGGGGCGAAGCTGAAAATGCCGCCGCGCGCTGAACGCATACCGCTGGCCGTGTTCAATGATATATTACTCAACACCCTCCAGAATGTGATGGTGGAGGCAGTCAGAGGAGATCTGGACCTCACGGAGCATCACAGAGTATCCTCACCAAATGTCTCTGTCAG ATCCAGGAGGTACCCCATTGCCAAAGTCAAGAAGGATGACAAGGAGACAATCCAGAACAAAGCAACACAGGCTGATTTAGAAGCCTCGCCATCAACAGAATATCACACAGACACGTGTTAA